atatattgagTTATAAAGCGTAATTGATAGGAATTAAGCTTACTTTAgaattaatgataattccaTCTGGACCAAGGTTTAAATGAacaccttttcctttctcatGTAGGAAATTTAAAGCTTTAGCTATTTGAAGTGTAcctttttgaatttcaacttcatctaaatctaCTTCAATATTAGATGGAATTTTTCCATTACGTTTTGttatatttaaaaataatgaagataatgaagaattaacTCTTTCAGTTATAAAAGTTAATTCTGATCTAGATTCTTCTAATGGTTCAACCATATGTAATATATCTGGATGACGAAGTCTTGATAAAGCTGATGCctatttcaatattttatcaaatagtTAGCATCAAGTAAGATATTATTGGTTTGGTCATCTGTTGACACAATTTACACATCAGAgtaaaaaagtaaaatatTGTTTTGAGAATTGTTTAATTTATATCAATGGAGATTAAATTACCTCTTTCTTAAGTTGTTCAATTACCCAATCTTTTCCAGGTAATCCAccaaaatttaaattagatttaattcCATCTAaaacttttttttcaaatatcCAAACACTAACTTCTTTATTAGTTGTTTTATGAGAAGCATTTAAAACTTTCCATAATCCAacattaaatgattttccattattttcaaaagaagaattaattgtATTCGTACTGAATCCTATAacaggtgaagatgaatttaaaattgataaatttgtagaagatgaatttggtgatgATATACCATTAGAATtataagaagaaggtatattaTATGCTGATAAATAAGTTGATTGTTTGAATAAATTAGAAGCTGCTGCGAAcatcttgaatttattgttgatttattcGGCAGTTTTTTAAGCGTTATGGTTGAAATTAGAACCTTCACCTTCCAAAGTCTTATCTACCTCAATCTAGCTAGTAGCTGTAAGGTTCCTATCAGAGGGATAAGGTCATGTATATTAATCTACGTGGAAGGAATGTCACAATAACATTGAAAGGATCATTCCGAGCGCGTATCACAATAATAAATATGTCATCATACAACCGGTAACTAACAATTCATTTTATACGGGATTTCTCAATCTGCCAGCGATTTAACTTGTACATTGTATGAGCATGATTGTTTTGTAATATGCCCATACTAGTATCATGAGTCCGAGAAAGAACTGACTCAGATACACATATACAATCACAGATATATGCATGAAATAGATCCCACTTAGAATCAGACAAAATGGGTATTTAAACCCCAGACTATATTTCAACTTGACCTAAATTATAAGTCACGCGTTTTTAATTGTTATCTTTCCCTTCAAGTTTCATTTTCACCATGTTAGATTTGTACAGCAATgtttcatcctcatcacAGAAATCAATCCTAATCCGATCGAGTATATCAGCGTGAGTCCGCATCAAAATCCCAATTTCCACTTACATCATTGAAAAATTTGACTATGACCCAAATGACACCAGCTCCCATAGCACCCATTAAAGCGATAACTCCCAAGATGATACCAATAATCATCAACCAAGGTGCACCTTgtttttccatttcatcatatttcGCTTTTAtagcagcttcttcttctggacttctttctttaattACTCCTCTAGCTCGAAGATCAGCCATGAATTTTTCGGATCTTTCCTTTCTAAGTTTTTCTTGAGCTTCTTTACTTAATCTCAAGAACAATGCTGCTCTAGCATCATTCGATGTTGGATCTATAGCTGAGCCAGCTTGTCCACTTCCAGCTCCAGATATATTTATGAATGATGGATAATGGTGTTCTGCCCATTGATCAATCTACcgaaagaaaaaaaaacacaAAAATAAACGCAATTAGCACGTCCTTTAGTTAACTATGTAGAAATTCTGCTACCTACCTTTGCACAAGCAATactcaatttcaaaagattgGGATCTTCCTTATGTACTTTAGCGTGAATTCTTCTAGCGTAATCTTTGAAAATGTACGAAACGTCTCTCGGATTAGTAGCTTTGAGTATAAGCTTTTTCACAAAGATACAACGTCAAATCatacttttaattcttaCAATGATGACCAACTCACTTTGACagtttcaccttttctaaTCTTAACATTCCCCTTTAAGATCTTAGGGTTCATAAAAGTTCTTTCTAAAGTTGCAATTGCCATAACTGCGGGAATAGCTACAAAATTGAAAACACTTTGACATTTAAGTAGAGTCATATAATCTAAAGCATCCGTAGCATGTCTAAGAGCGTCTAAAACCATTTCTGATGAAGCCCAAAGAGCTTCTTTCTCACGACTTGgatcaattaattctttcataGAATTGAAACCGTATTTTGACCAAATTGCTTTTGGCCAAAATCCTCTACCTTCTAAAACATCTTCATGAATATCCCTAAAGATGTTTGTCTTTTGTAATAATAATCCCatagaatttgataaagttAATTGATCTGCGATAAATTCCCtttctttacctgatgCAGCGAATAATCTTGATAAACCTTCTCCAACTACTCCAGCGACATAATGAcaatataaatcataatcTGCTATAGAATCTACTTCTGCAACTGGTTGTTCTGGTGTAGCTAATGCCGCGAAATCTGCCATTCCACGTCCCATCTTTTTAGCTATATCAGCTATGATAGTTTGATATCTGAATTTAATATTAGCTGTTGATCGAGTTGTGTGTGAAAATGATGGTAAACAAGCTCACGCAGGTTCTAGCGTCGAAAATTCTTGTTGAATATTGTCAAATTCCTCCAAGACAAtcttatctttctcttttgatTCATGGAAGGTCCATCCTTTCTCGTAAAGCTTTTCATGGAATGATCTAAGAAGAGGTAATTTAGTTGAATTGGGTATAGtcatatcatcttcaacagtATCCAAAGCTCTCAATACTACATAGAATATACAGACCTATAATGGAAAAAGCGACAGTTAGCATAAGTCAAGCGGTTTGAATGCGAAAATTCTAAATTgtcaattcaattttaggAAGAACTTACGGTTCTTGCTAAATCGCCCTCTAATTCACCTATAACTCTTGCAAAACTCCTAGAAGTCAAATCAAGGTATTCCCAACATTTCTTCATTGTTGGTCTATCATAATACGTAGTAACCCATTCTGATTCTGCTTTTATATCTCTCACATCTCTCCAGATTGCAAAATTCATGATAGCACGAAGCTCGGTCTGTAAGACCGTTTCAAGTGATATATTAGTGCTTACCCTCGACGACTTTAGCATGAGCGATGATGAGCGCCCAATGAGATGAATTCGCACGTACAGGATGGGTGACACCTGCAATTTGATCACAATAGTCAGCGAAAACAACTACCGCTTAACATGTAGTCAAAACTCACCCATAAGAGCATATTCGCCAAGACCCATTGTGGCGGATTCAGTCTGACGTGTATCTGGTGCAGAGATGAGAAAGGTCAAGGAATAGTGACTGGCAGGGAGATATAGCTCTGCTTGAGATGTCTGAGTTGATGGGATGTTATAGAGGTGATACGATggtatatgatatatagGACAACATTGAAGATATTCAGGGAAAGTAATCATACGCGGGGATACTTGTATAAGTTTAAAGTGGGAGACTAGAGACTGGATTACataataatgaataatAGCAGCGGAATCAAAATTACCGCTCTATCACACTTTGGTAATAGAACTGTAGAGTTGAGATATTAACCTTTAAGGTGGAAATTCACCTTACTTTCACTTCCTCAGATCAACATACTCCCAACCTACCGGCATGTCAGCTTCCCCACCACCTCCGCCAGCACTGGATGCAGAGGAAGTCAATGCTCAGGATTTAGTAGTCGAAAATAGCGTTGGTAATGCGGATATAGACATTGATGAGGATGacaatgaagatgaagagacTGTTGCACCTCGATTAGCTTTTCCAAAAAGACCAGTCGAAGAGATAGGTACAGATGGaactttacctgaagaaagagTCGCaaacgaagatgaagatgcgGTACAAGGAGAAGAATACATAGCTGCTACAGCTACTTCTCCAGCTAAGATAcctaaattcaaaaagactaaaagagatgatgaagatatcgatgaagatgatgacgacgaggaggaggaggaggatagggatgaagatgatgaagaacgaaggaggagaaagaaaaagaagaagagaatggAGAATAATcagagaagaagggaaCGAGGTGATGAGGACGTAGATGAAGACgttgatgaggatgaaggtgaagaacaACCTGTTTACGATGAAGCTACTCGTGAGTTCAACTTTGATAATAAACCTCGACGTTGAAACATCTGATATCTGATACTCATTGTTATTTCAGAACGTCGTATGGCTTTGGAAGAAAGGATCGATAACATTGGAAAGAAAGCTAAAATCACAAggaggaaaaagaagggCGATGACGAAGATGTATGTGCTTCCGTGTTGGCGACACTCTCAGTCACGACCATGGTGAGGGCTGATATCTACTTACACAGATCGTCGATAATTACCATGATGAGATATGTGCAAGATTACGTGATAGGATGATATCTGCCGCGGATAAGGACGAAGCTGCAAATCGACAGAAATTACCTGGTACAGCGAAATTAGCAATGTTGGACGAAGTCATGGGAGTTTTAAGAAAGTTGGTCATTTTCGGAAAGACAAGGTATCGTCTGAACTCAAGCTGATGAGACCCCTTGCGATAGCACAACACTGTGGCAAAGTATAGTTGATAATGGTGTACTAGAAGCAGTCAAGAGATGGTTGGAACCTTTACCCGATAGGAGTTTACCTTCGGTCGGTATACAAAAAGCCATTTTTGAAGTGCTTCCAAAAGTGAGTCGAAATAACCTGAACATACTCATTTGTGGTGTCTGGCCTGACCTACTTGTTTCTCGTGCAGATGGATTTAGATACAACAACTCTAAAAGAATGCCGACTCGGTCCTATCGTATTGTTCTATACAAAGACTAAAAGGGTGACACCAGCTATTAATCGACAAGCAGATGCTTTGGTTCAAGCATGGTCCAGACCAATCATAAAACGACCAGCGAATTATCGATCAAGACAGGTTGATACccaagatgaaattgagatGGGTCAAATGCAAATTGGTGGGGATTCCCAAGGTCGAATATCTATAAGGGATCGTGAACAAGATGACGAAATGGAATTATCTCAAACTCAACATTCCCAAGCTGTTGGTCTTGGTGGTGGATCGCAACAAAGAactaaatttaaaagattcGATACTAAAAAGGCTCTTGCAGAGAATGCTAATAGGAAAGGAGCCAGATTGCAAATTGTCAAAGTGAGTGAAACCCTGTTGTTTTCGCTTAAGCAGAAAAGTCAAATCTCGTTATTTCTTTTGTGAATGATGTTAATATCGTTTCGGAATTTTTATTAGGATATTCAATATTCAATTGCACCTGAATCAAGGACACAACATCTTGCAGAAGAGATACAACATGTATCTAGAATTCAAATGGATAAcaaaaaattcaacaagTTTGCTAGACAATTGAAGGCTGGTAGAAAGTAAATGATTGTGTATAATAATAAAC
The sequence above is a segment of the Kwoniella pini CBS 10737 chromosome 3, complete sequence genome. Coding sequences within it:
- a CDS encoding farnesyl-diphosphate farnesyltransferase translates to MGLGEYALMGVTHPTELRAIMNFAIWRDVRDIKAESEWVTTYYDRPTMKKCWEYLDLTSRSFARVIGELEGDLARTVCIFYVVLRALDTVEDDMTIPNSTKLPLLRSFHEKLYEKGWTFHESKEKDKIVLEEFDNIQQEFSTLEPAYQTIIADIAKKMGRGMADFAALATPEQPVAEVDSIADYDLYCHYVAGVVGEGLSRLFAASGKEREFIADQLTLSNSMGLLLQKTNIFRDIHEDVLEGRGFWPKAIWSKYGFNSMKELIDPSREKEALWASSEMVLDALRHATDALDYMTLLKCQSVFNFVAIPAVMAIATLERTFMNPKILKGNVKIRKGETVKLILKATNPRDVSYIFKDYARRIHAKVHKEDPNLLKLSIACAKIDQWAEHHYPSFINISGAGSGQAGSAIDPTSNDARAALFLRLSKEAQEKLRKERSEKFMADLRARGVIKERSPEEEAAIKAKYDEMEKQGAPWLMIIGIILGVIALMGAMGAGVIWVIVKFFNDVSGNWDFDADSR